The following proteins come from a genomic window of Caldisericia bacterium:
- a CDS encoding stalk domain-containing protein, protein LTNLNINDIKISPTNSNLIYVATDNGIFKSIDGGESWQEKNSGLTDLIINTIAIDPKNTKIIYIGTNLHVYKSVDEGEKWENKSIGLMGYKINCISIDEKDTNLIYLATNGGYYKSNDSGENWKKIINGLSCFNIFKISINKENNNIIYAATGCGVYKSIDYGLNWLKINKGIFGPTINSIKVDPKDSNIIYLGTESGFYKSYDGGRNWFEKREGLNNEQIQTIAVDPVNNTLLVGTWNYIHKSIDGGETWIKVDSKKLSNYITMLIYDPKNSNTIYAINPFKIYKSTDGCNTWIDITNGLSDKYIYNIAIDYNNSNIIYVATKNGIFKSIDGGENWISKNNGLTNLNFYVIKIDPKNNNILYAGSTTVFKSIDGGENWIEVGNGLMKNNYFLSIEIDQQNTNIIYACSYSGIFKSTDSGNSWNSINEGLVDLNIRRLAIDINNSKNIYAGSFYGYLYKYIEIEKIILKLQIGNKIMYINGEPKEIDVPPLIVEGRTLLPIRWIAEPLGATVGWDGVEKKVTVSLKGIVIELWIGKNIARVNGVDKQIDPGNPKVVPMIISGRTMLPVRFIAENLGCKVDWDPNLKVVKITYPGE, encoded by the coding sequence TTGACTAATTTAAATATAAATGATATTAAAATTAGCCCCACAAATAGTAATTTAATCTATGTTGCAACTGATAATGGAATTTTTAAGTCTATTGATGGAGGAGAAAGTTGGCAAGAAAAAAATTCTGGTCTTACAGATCTGATAATTAATACTATTGCAATTGATCCAAAGAACACGAAAATTATTTACATCGGTACAAATTTACATGTTTATAAGTCAGTAGATGAAGGAGAAAAATGGGAAAATAAGTCAATTGGTTTAATGGGTTATAAAATAAATTGTATTTCTATTGATGAAAAGGATACAAATCTTATATACCTTGCAACAAATGGTGGTTATTATAAAAGTAATGACAGTGGAGAAAATTGGAAAAAGATTATCAATGGATTATCATGTTTTAATATTTTTAAAATTAGTATCAATAAGGAAAATAATAATATAATTTATGCTGCAACAGGGTGTGGCGTTTATAAATCAATTGATTATGGTTTAAATTGGTTAAAAATTAATAAAGGAATATTTGGACCTACAATCAATTCTATAAAAGTTGACCCAAAAGATAGCAATATTATATATTTAGGCACAGAAAGCGGTTTCTATAAATCATATGATGGAGGAAGAAATTGGTTTGAAAAAAGAGAAGGTTTAAATAATGAACAAATTCAAACAATTGCTGTTGATCCTGTCAATAACACTCTGTTGGTTGGAACATGGAATTATATTCATAAATCTATTGATGGAGGAGAAACTTGGATTAAAGTTGATAGTAAAAAATTAAGTAATTATATAACCATGTTAATATACGATCCTAAAAATAGCAATACTATATATGCAATAAATCCTTTTAAAATATACAAATCAACAGATGGTTGCAACACATGGATTGATATAACAAATGGTTTAAGTGATAAATATATTTATAATATTGCAATTGATTATAATAATAGCAATATCATATATGTTGCAACAAAAAATGGAATTTTCAAATCTATTGATGGCGGTGAAAATTGGATCTCTAAAAATAATGGATTAACAAATTTAAATTTTTATGTAATAAAAATAGATCCTAAAAATAATAATATTTTATATGCTGGCTCTACTACTGTATTCAAATCAATTGATGGAGGAGAAAATTGGATTGAAGTTGGTAATGGTTTAATGAAAAATAATTATTTTTTATCTATTGAAATTGATCAACAAAATACAAATATAATTTATGCTTGTTCATATAGTGGTATTTTTAAATCTACTGATAGTGGAAATTCATGGAATTCGATCAATGAAGGCTTAGTTGATTTAAATATAAGAAGATTAGCCATTGATATTAATAATTCAAAAAATATATACGCTGGTTCATTTTATGGTTATTTATATAAATATATTGAAATAGAAAAGATTATTTTAAAACTTCAAATAGGAAACAAAATTATGTACATTAACGGTGAACCAAAAGAGATAGATGTACCACCTTTAATAGTTGAAGGAAGAACTCTTTTACCAATAAGATGGATTGCAGAACCATTAGGTGCAACTGTTGGTTGGGATGGAGTAGAAAAAAAGGTAACTGTTAGTCTAAAAGGTATTGTAATTGAACTCTGGATAGGGAAAAATATTGCAAGAGTGAATGGAGTTGATAAACAAATAGATCCAGGTAATCCAAAGGTAGTACCAATGATTATCTCTGGAAGGACAATGCTTCCTGTTAGATTCATTGCAGAAAATCTTGGGTGTAAAGTTGATTGGGATCCAAATCTTAAAGTAGTAAAGATTACTTATCCTGGGGAATAA
- a CDS encoding YCF48-related protein yields the protein MKKLINFCLILIIFLYSFNILLSNNEIDKFEKKWETIYKVYGEKVYSIAIDNKDSKKLYIGTSKDLYKSIDGGESWVKKSNGLPENNINSIIVDQNNSNILYVAAGPGVYKSIDGGENWVKKSNGLPENKSIFALEINPNNSKILYAGLRSNCGVYKSIDGGENWVKKSNG from the coding sequence ATGAAAAAGTTAATTAATTTTTGTTTAATTTTAATAATCTTCCTTTATAGTTTCAATATTTTATTATCTAATAATGAAATCGATAAATTTGAGAAAAAATGGGAAACTATATATAAAGTTTATGGTGAAAAAGTGTATTCGATTGCAATTGACAATAAAGATAGTAAAAAACTTTATATAGGCACTAGTAAAGATTTGTATAAATCTATTGATGGAGGAGAAAGTTGGGTTAAAAAGAGTAATGGATTACCTGAAAATAATATTAACTCAATAATTGTAGACCAAAATAATTCTAACATATTATATGTAGCAGCAGGTCCTGGAGTTTATAAATCTATTGATGGTGGAGAAAATTGGGTTAAAAAGAGTAATGGATTACCTGAAAATAAAAGTATTTTTGCATTAGAAATTAATCCCAATAATTCGAAAATTTTGTATGCTGGATTACGATCAAATTGTGGAGTTTATAAATCTATTGATGGTGGAGAAAATTGGGTTAAAAAGAGTAATGGA
- a CDS encoding stalk domain-containing protein has translation MKKLTLLLTLITILLSLNLHSVLGITNLNKPENPVAYSSGTSILLEWKYTLPYPYGDYYFEIEEYNGITWNKVAEVMYPNLKKTFTGQSVGKHIYRIRTRWKWLFTILYSSYTSNLETYVLVTPTGLKVEHVSGKYDLKLSWNPVDSNANKIEIWRNTIPGPDWPLKIATIDKTLTTYTDTTVLPNTEYKYSLTLRRYDETGIHDDFSGWSSEIALKTFPKGVNTFSGSAQGNTVYLVWTYTNYPTGTTILGFKIYEVIKLTPPPPLPPIYTYNLKFTLSNSTFNKNFIETNYGSHIYQVRTYNSAGDSFENINLTVYVLKTPTNLTATPLSPNSIRLNWDPVDSNATSISISKSTDGITFFGLTSISSSNTSYIDTTCNPNTTYWYKIKAKRDLNESTFSNTVSAKTLQLGSPPASPTNLQGTAVNCNQIDMSWLDNASDETNYIVERKIEGGIYSIIATLPANTIIYSDTSVSENTKYYYRVKAKNSYGDSGYSNEINITTPPCGTPPNAPSNLTLNVISSTQINLSWNDNSDNETGFKIQRKIEGGSYLEIATLGANITSYNDTSLSPNTKYYYKVIAYNSFGQSSSNEASATTLPLGNPPNSPSNLNANILSCNQVQLNWTDNSDNEDGFKIERKEGSGAYIVLVTVGSDTTTYLDETVSENKIYTYKVIAFNDYGENSSNEKIVTTPSCGTIPNAPDDLTLTVLSPTQIKVTWVDNSDNEDGFKIERKELAGSYSEIKTLPANTTEFIDIVNPNTTYYYRVRAFNTYGYSPFSNEANATTPQIGVSPNPPSNLIASASSCSEVSLIWQDNSDNEDGFKVERKIEGGSYSFLATLPSNKTTYTDTTVLGNTKYYYIIYAFNSYGVSTSSNEFMVITPPCGTKPNAPTNLLGEAVSKSEISLTWKDNSDNEDGFILERKEEGGIYITISTLPKDSNKYVDKNLVPDKTYYYRIKAFNSFGESNYSNEIRIKTMKDIEVIILRFYIGRTFYYQNNETKNMDVAPMIVEGRTLLPIRYVAEALGAKVGWEAKEQKVTINFKGITIELWIGKNLATVNGEYKLIDPTNPNVKPITIPPGRTMLPIRFIAENLGCKVDWDPNLKVVKITYPGE, from the coding sequence TTGAAAAAATTAACTCTTTTACTAACTTTAATTACTATTTTATTAAGTTTAAACTTGCATTCTGTTCTTGGGATAACAAATCTAAATAAACCCGAAAATCCAGTAGCCTATTCATCAGGTACTTCTATATTACTTGAATGGAAATACACTTTACCATATCCATATGGAGACTACTATTTTGAAATTGAAGAATATAATGGTATCACATGGAATAAAGTTGCTGAAGTTATGTACCCTAATCTCAAAAAAACTTTTACAGGACAATCTGTTGGAAAACATATTTATAGAATTAGAACAAGATGGAAATGGTTATTTACAATACTTTATAGTAGTTATACTTCAAATCTTGAAACATATGTTTTAGTAACACCAACAGGGTTAAAAGTTGAACATGTTTCTGGAAAGTATGATTTAAAACTTTCATGGAATCCAGTTGATAGTAATGCTAATAAAATTGAAATTTGGAGAAACACAATTCCTGGCCCTGACTGGCCATTAAAAATTGCGACAATAGATAAAACTTTAACAACTTATACAGATACAACTGTTTTACCAAATACAGAATATAAATACTCTTTAACATTAAGAAGATATGATGAAACTGGGATACATGATGATTTTAGCGGTTGGTCATCAGAAATTGCTCTTAAAACATTTCCAAAAGGTGTAAACACTTTTTCAGGTAGCGCACAGGGGAATACAGTTTACCTTGTATGGACATATACAAATTATCCAACAGGTACAACAATATTGGGTTTTAAAATATATGAAGTTATTAAATTAACTCCTCCTCCACCACTTCCACCAATATATACTTATAATCTAAAATTTACGCTTTCAAACTCAACTTTTAACAAAAATTTTATTGAAACAAATTATGGTTCTCATATATATCAAGTGAGAACTTATAATAGTGCAGGAGATAGTTTTGAAAATATAAATTTAACGGTTTATGTTTTAAAAACTCCAACAAATCTTACAGCAACTCCACTTTCACCAAACTCAATTAGATTAAATTGGGATCCAGTTGATTCAAATGCAACTTCAATATCAATTTCAAAAAGCACAGATGGCATTACCTTCTTTGGATTAACATCAATCTCTTCTTCAAATACAAGTTATATAGATACAACATGTAATCCAAACACTACTTATTGGTATAAGATAAAAGCTAAAAGAGATTTAAATGAATCTACCTTTTCAAATACAGTTTCTGCCAAAACTTTACAACTTGGTTCTCCTCCAGCATCACCAACAAATTTGCAAGGTACTGCTGTTAACTGTAATCAAATAGATATGTCTTGGCTTGATAATGCATCAGATGAAACAAATTATATAGTGGAAAGGAAAATTGAAGGAGGAATCTATTCAATAATAGCGACATTACCAGCCAATACTATAATTTATTCAGATACTTCTGTTTCAGAAAATACAAAATATTATTATAGAGTAAAGGCAAAAAATAGTTATGGTGACTCTGGATATTCTAATGAAATAAATATTACAACTCCACCATGTGGAACACCACCAAATGCACCATCAAATTTAACTTTAAATGTTATTTCATCAACTCAGATAAATTTAAGTTGGAATGATAATTCAGATAATGAGACAGGTTTTAAAATTCAAAGAAAAATTGAAGGTGGTTCATATTTAGAAATTGCCACATTAGGAGCAAATATTACTTCTTATAATGATACTTCTCTTTCTCCAAATACAAAATATTATTATAAAGTAATTGCATATAACTCTTTTGGTCAATCTTCTTCAAATGAAGCAAGTGCAACAACTTTACCTCTTGGAAATCCACCAAATTCACCATCTAATTTAAATGCAAATATTTTATCATGTAACCAAGTTCAATTAAATTGGACAGATAATTCAGATAATGAAGATGGATTTAAAATAGAAAGAAAAGAAGGAAGTGGAGCATATATTGTATTAGTTACTGTTGGTTCTGATACAACCACATATCTTGATGAAACAGTATCAGAAAATAAAATATATACATATAAGGTTATAGCCTTTAATGATTATGGAGAAAATAGTTCAAATGAAAAAATAGTTACAACTCCTTCATGTGGAACAATTCCAAACGCTCCAGATGATTTAACTCTTACTGTTTTATCTCCAACTCAAATAAAAGTTACATGGGTAGATAATTCAGATAATGAGGATGGGTTTAAAATAGAAAGAAAAGAGTTAGCAGGGTCTTATAGTGAAATAAAAACACTTCCAGCAAACACAACAGAATTTATAGATATTGTTAATCCAAATACAACTTATTATTATAGAGTAAGAGCATTTAATACTTATGGATACTCTCCTTTTTCAAATGAAGCAAATGCAACAACTCCACAAATTGGAGTTTCTCCAAATCCTCCTTCAAATTTAATTGCTTCTGCATCTTCATGCAGTGAAGTTTCTCTTATATGGCAAGATAATTCAGATAATGAGGATGGGTTTAAAGTGGAAAGAAAAATTGAAGGTGGTAGTTATTCATTTCTCGCAACCCTTCCTTCAAATAAAACAACATATACTGATACAACTGTTTTAGGAAATACTAAATATTATTATATAATTTATGCATTCAATTCATATGGCGTTTCTACATCTTCTAATGAATTTATGGTAATAACTCCACCATGTGGAACAAAACCAAATGCACCAACGAACCTTTTGGGTGAGGCGGTGTCAAAATCTGAAATTTCGCTTACATGGAAAGATAACTCAGATAACGAGGATGGATTTATATTAGAAAGAAAAGAAGAAGGTGGAATCTATATTACTATTTCTACTTTACCAAAAGATTCTAATAAATATGTAGATAAAAACCTCGTTCCAGATAAAACATATTATTATAGAATTAAAGCATTTAACTCTTTTGGTGAATCAAATTATTCAAATGAAATCAGAATTAAAACAATGAAAGATATAGAAGTGATAATTTTAAGATTTTATATTGGTAGAACTTTTTATTATCAAAATAATGAGACGAAAAATATGGATGTTGCTCCAATGATAGTTGAAGGAAGAACTCTACTTCCAATTAGATATGTTGCTGAAGCATTAGGAGCAAAAGTTGGCTGGGAAGCAAAAGAACAAAAAGTCACAATTAATTTTAAAGGAATAACTATTGAACTCTGGATAGGAAAAAATCTTGCAACAGTTAATGGTGAATATAAGTTGATTGATCCAACAAATCCAAATGTAAAACCTATAACAATTCCACCTGGTAGAACTATGTTACCAATAAGATTCATTGCAGAAAATCTTGGGTGTAAAGTTGATTGGGATCCAAATCTTAAAGTAGTAAAGATTACTTATCCTGGGGAATAA
- a CDS encoding NUDIX domain-containing protein translates to MKNLISSGGVIINQDKVLILKRDKTWVFPKGKVKENENLIETAKREIFEETGIKVDEPLFFIGTTKYKFVKENEIYNKEVHYYLFKVDTLNVNIETSFIGFGWFYFDEGLKILTFKNDKKLFKNALKKLKEANL, encoded by the coding sequence ATGAAAAACCTTATATCATCTGGTGGAGTAATAATTAATCAAGATAAAGTTTTAATCTTAAAAAGAGATAAAACATGGGTTTTTCCGAAGGGAAAAGTAAAAGAGAATGAAAATTTAATTGAAACTGCAAAAAGAGAAATTTTTGAAGAAACAGGAATCAAAGTTGATGAACCTCTATTTTTTATTGGAACAACAAAATATAAATTTGTAAAGGAAAATGAAATATATAATAAAGAAGTTCACTATTATTTATTTAAAGTTGATACTTTAAATGTAAATATTGAAACTAGTTTTATTGGTTTTGGTTGGTTTTATTTTGATGAAGGATTAAAAATTTTAACTTTTAAAAATGACAAAAAATTATTTAAAAATGCTTTAAAAAAATTAAAGGAGGCCAATTTATAA
- a CDS encoding SIMPL domain-containing protein (The SIMPL domain is named for its presence in mouse protein SIMPL (signalling molecule that associates with mouse pelle-like kinase). Bacterial member BP26, from Brucella, was shown to assemble into a channel-like structure, while YggE from E. coli has been associated with resistance to oxidative stress.) has protein sequence MKKVLTLFLISVLILGMSLFGVSFGKNEVNQMSNVSSENFLTVTGQGVVYVKPDVAYISVGVEIERKTAKEAAEENAKIMDQIVKALLKLGVKEDELETVEYSISPVYFYPQNEPPVVTGYKVRNVLNIKITKKTQDGKLDTKFIGEVLDATTTNGANVVYGITFDILDKNELKLKAIEFAMEDAKKKAETALNTIGEKIKGVQEINISDISFPVIRYDLKTMPAPEITTPIYEGLQSIQVTVNVKFIF, from the coding sequence ATGAAAAAAGTTTTAACACTTTTTTTGATTTCAGTTTTAATTTTAGGGATGTCCCTTTTTGGTGTAAGTTTTGGAAAAAATGAAGTAAATCAAATGTCAAATGTATCATCAGAAAATTTTTTAACAGTTACAGGTCAGGGTGTAGTCTATGTTAAGCCAGATGTTGCTTATATTAGCGTAGGAGTTGAAATAGAAAGAAAAACCGCAAAAGAAGCAGCAGAGGAGAATGCAAAAATTATGGATCAAATTGTTAAAGCACTTTTAAAATTAGGTGTTAAAGAAGATGAGTTAGAAACTGTTGAATATTCAATCTCTCCAGTTTATTTTTATCCTCAAAATGAGCCACCAGTTGTCACAGGTTATAAAGTTAGAAATGTGTTAAATATAAAAATCACAAAGAAAACTCAAGATGGAAAACTTGATACAAAGTTTATTGGGGAAGTTCTTGATGCAACTACAACAAATGGCGCTAATGTAGTTTATGGAATTACATTTGATATTTTAGACAAAAATGAATTGAAACTAAAAGCAATTGAGTTTGCAATGGAAGATGCAAAGAAAAAAGCAGAAACAGCCCTAAACACAATTGGTGAGAAAATTAAAGGAGTTCAAGAAATCAATATTTCAGATATTTCATTTCCAGTAATAAGATATGATTTAAAAACAATGCCAGCACCTGAAATAACTACTCCAATTTACGAAGGATTACAATCAATTCAAGTTACTGTAAATGTTAAATTTATTTTTTAA
- a CDS encoding RNA polymerase sigma factor: MFDREKEKELIERAKFDKSAFGILFEEYFYDVLNYIYRRIGSKEDAKDLTQEVFTRALLSLDKYRDIGKPYLFFLLKISTNVVNDFIKRKGKLLLKEDVDSEEKIDFLNSISYEKKFFLLQKSILKLPIKYQTVISLRFLENKKISEISEILNMNENSVKTLIRRGLMKLRDIIKEDETFLKDISL, encoded by the coding sequence ATGTTTGATAGAGAAAAGGAAAAAGAGTTAATTGAAAGGGCAAAATTTGATAAAAGTGCTTTCGGTATTTTATTTGAAGAGTATTTTTATGATGTTTTGAATTATATATACAGAAGAATTGGCTCAAAAGAAGATGCAAAAGATTTAACACAAGAAGTTTTTACAAGAGCACTTTTGTCATTAGATAAATATAGAGATATTGGAAAACCATATTTATTTTTTTTACTTAAAATCTCTACGAATGTTGTTAATGATTTTATTAAAAGAAAGGGGAAATTGCTTTTAAAAGAAGATGTTGATAGTGAGGAAAAAATTGACTTTTTAAATTCAATTTCTTATGAAAAAAAGTTTTTTCTTTTGCAAAAATCTATTTTAAAATTACCAATTAAATATCAAACTGTTATATCGTTGAGATTTTTAGAAAATAAAAAAATTTCAGAAATTAGTGAAATTTTAAATATGAATGAGAATAGTGTAAAAACTTTAATTAGAAGGGGTCTTATGAAGTTAAGAGATATTATAAAAGAAGATGAAACTTTTTTAAAAGATATAAGTTTATAA